A window of Chitinophagales bacterium contains these coding sequences:
- the dprA gene encoding DNA-processing protein DprA, translating into MKEDLLYQLALTEVPQVGAVHARLLVQEFGSAKAVFQAPRRLLEKKEGIGSLRAKYIKAFQNFSMAEKEIRYMEKFQIHAHFINDPGYPRRLLHCYDAPLILFQKGKADLNPARALSVIGTRSHTDYGKKITEKLIADLVPLDVQVISGMAHGIDGIAHHAACRHSLSTLGVLAHGLDQIYPPAHERLAREMVQSNGALLTEFRSGVAPDKHHFPTRNRIVAGMADATVVIETGERGGSIITAELANGYNRDVFAFPGKTSDPKSAGCLKLIIKNKAALITCANDLIEAMGWMEKRAAPALPQRLLFPELSPLEKNILDTLTHHQPLHIDELYHFCQSPNSALAGALLNLELNNLVHSLPGKQYRLL; encoded by the coding sequence ATGAAGGAGGATCTTCTTTATCAACTGGCACTGACGGAAGTTCCCCAGGTGGGAGCGGTACATGCGCGTTTATTGGTACAGGAATTTGGTTCGGCCAAGGCTGTATTTCAGGCTCCTCGTCGTTTATTGGAAAAAAAAGAAGGGATCGGTTCCCTCCGGGCAAAATATATCAAGGCCTTTCAAAATTTTTCGATGGCGGAAAAAGAGATCCGCTATATGGAAAAATTCCAGATCCATGCGCATTTCATCAATGATCCGGGTTATCCGCGCAGACTTCTTCATTGTTATGATGCCCCGCTGATTTTGTTTCAAAAAGGAAAAGCGGACCTCAATCCAGCCAGGGCCCTTTCGGTCATAGGTACCCGTTCCCATACAGATTACGGAAAAAAGATTACGGAAAAACTGATCGCCGATCTGGTGCCCTTGGATGTACAGGTGATCAGTGGTATGGCCCATGGAATAGATGGTATTGCCCACCACGCGGCTTGTCGTCATTCACTTTCCACCCTTGGCGTTCTGGCACACGGACTCGATCAGATCTATCCGCCCGCACATGAAAGATTAGCCCGGGAAATGGTTCAATCCAATGGGGCCCTGCTTACTGAATTTCGCAGCGGGGTAGCACCCGATAAGCATCATTTCCCCACCCGAAACCGGATCGTAGCCGGAATGGCAGATGCTACGGTGGTGATTGAAACCGGTGAGCGGGGCGGAAGTATCATCACCGCTGAATTGGCCAATGGATACAATCGGGATGTGTTTGCATTTCCCGGAAAAACAAGCGATCCAAAAAGCGCGGGTTGCCTGAAACTGATCATCAAAAACAAAGCCGCGCTAATCACCTGTGCCAACGATCTGATCGAAGCAATGGGCTGGATGGAAAAAAGAGCAGCCCCTGCCCTCCCCCAGCGACTCCTTTTCCCTGAATTAAGTCCTTTGGAAAAAAATATCCTGGACACACTTACCCATCATCAACCTCTTCATATTGATGAATTATATCATTTTTGCCAAAGTCCCAACAGTGCCCTCGCAGGGGCTTTACTCAACCTGGAATTGAATAACCTCGTTCATTCCCTACCAGGTAAGCAGTACCGTTTACTTTAA
- a CDS encoding helix-hairpin-helix domain-containing protein codes for MKKAVNILAASALFFFNICLYGQDPVEQSGNEQMMETILSGGEEETTSMEWETAEQVLDLNTAGEADLLGSGLFRFEWVRNLLDYRKRLGPFLSIYELQAIPGWEADWLRQIKHFITVSNNRKIKFSPASWKKEGEQRLLIRWAGTLEKNRGIKEKAYAGAGFAQMYRYRFQWQGRIQFGFTWEKDIGEKKGFFSAHLQLRDLGRIKLLVIGDYTISQGQGLVQWQGMRFGKGGDPAGIKRQGTVLRSYSSAGEIFFHRGLGFIWQNRAYEVTGFLSHRFLSGNKEQDDSGETIMTSISSSGYHRTVTEIEGRNVLQRWAGGGTVRWRKKEWQVSANANTFMYSIPIEPNAALYRLYAFRGKKGTAVSLDLSGSLRSIHFFAESAVCHTGKPAILAGLLFSPDKKMDFALMARKIAPGYISPEAQAVTQASQVQNEQGILISIRGRPRDRWIIDTYLDCFSFPWLRYQVNGRSVGNEFQSSLIHTPRRGTEILARFRTSNRWENGESIPGTVGLTAVRQKSIRFQISLPFSAVLWYRQRMEWVKVGKGRGGLLFADIRWKPVSVPWSGSFRLQWAGTDGYDSRIYVFENDVLYASSLSAFYENQFRYYLVLTGKISKKIQLSFKFSQSLFVDKQSIGSGWGEIKGNHRSDWRVQIIYADVR; via the coding sequence ATGAAAAAGGCAGTTAACATTTTGGCCGCCTCTGCTCTTTTCTTTTTTAATATCTGCTTATATGGGCAGGATCCGGTGGAACAATCCGGGAATGAACAAATGATGGAAACAATCCTCTCTGGTGGAGAAGAGGAAACCACGAGTATGGAATGGGAGACGGCTGAGCAGGTGCTGGATTTGAATACAGCCGGGGAAGCTGACTTGTTAGGCTCCGGACTATTCCGTTTTGAATGGGTCAGAAACCTGCTCGATTACCGAAAAAGATTAGGCCCTTTTCTGTCTATTTATGAATTGCAGGCAATTCCGGGCTGGGAGGCAGATTGGCTACGTCAAATAAAACATTTCATAACAGTAAGCAACAACCGAAAAATTAAGTTCTCACCCGCCAGTTGGAAGAAGGAAGGCGAACAGCGATTATTGATTCGTTGGGCCGGGACATTGGAAAAGAACCGGGGAATAAAAGAAAAGGCCTATGCCGGCGCCGGGTTTGCCCAAATGTATCGTTATCGTTTTCAATGGCAAGGACGGATACAGTTTGGGTTTACCTGGGAAAAGGATATTGGAGAAAAAAAAGGATTTTTCTCAGCACATCTCCAACTCCGCGACCTGGGTCGGATAAAGCTGTTGGTTATCGGCGATTACACCATCAGCCAGGGGCAGGGATTGGTGCAATGGCAGGGGATGCGTTTTGGAAAGGGAGGCGATCCGGCAGGCATCAAGCGGCAAGGGACTGTATTGCGTTCGTATTCTTCAGCGGGCGAAATATTTTTTCATCGGGGGTTGGGTTTCATCTGGCAAAATCGCGCCTATGAGGTGACCGGATTTCTTTCGCATCGGTTTTTAAGCGGGAATAAAGAACAGGATGATAGCGGAGAAACGATAATGACCTCGATCTCTTCCTCGGGTTATCATCGCACGGTGACAGAGATCGAGGGTAGAAATGTATTGCAACGATGGGCGGGTGGGGGAACGGTTCGCTGGCGCAAAAAAGAGTGGCAGGTATCTGCCAATGCCAACACCTTTATGTATTCCATTCCAATAGAACCCAATGCGGCTCTCTACCGGCTCTATGCTTTTCGGGGAAAAAAGGGGACTGCTGTGAGCCTCGACCTGAGTGGATCCCTGAGGAGCATTCATTTTTTTGCAGAGAGCGCTGTATGCCATACCGGGAAACCGGCAATTTTGGCTGGATTGCTTTTCAGCCCGGACAAAAAGATGGACTTTGCCCTGATGGCCCGAAAAATTGCACCGGGTTATATATCTCCGGAGGCCCAGGCTGTTACCCAGGCCTCCCAGGTACAAAATGAACAGGGAATATTGATATCTATTCGGGGTCGGCCAAGGGATAGATGGATAATAGATACCTATCTGGATTGTTTTTCTTTTCCCTGGCTCAGGTATCAGGTGAACGGGCGTTCTGTGGGAAATGAGTTTCAATCATCGCTTATTCATACCCCGCGCAGGGGGACTGAGATCCTGGCCCGGTTCCGGACCTCGAATCGTTGGGAAAATGGGGAGAGCATTCCCGGTACTGTCGGGTTAACCGCTGTTCGCCAGAAGTCAATTCGGTTTCAGATCAGTTTGCCTTTCTCGGCTGTCCTTTGGTACCGCCAGCGGATGGAATGGGTAAAGGTCGGGAAGGGTCGGGGAGGGCTCCTTTTTGCAGATATCCGCTGGAAACCTGTTTCTGTGCCCTGGTCAGGCAGTTTTCGCCTTCAATGGGCAGGTACCGATGGGTATGATTCCAGGATATATGTATTTGAAAATGATGTGTTATACGCTTCATCCCTATCCGCCTTTTATGAAAATCAGTTTCGGTACTACCTTGTTCTGACCGGAAAAATCAGTAAAAAAATACAACTTAGTTTCAAATTTTCTCAGTCATTATTTGTTGATAAACAATCCATTGGGTCAGGTTGGGGGGAGATCAAAGGCAACCATCGCAGTGATTGGCGCGTTCAGATAATCTATGCAGATGTCCGTTGA
- a CDS encoding 7-carboxy-7-deazaguanine synthase QueE, with protein MEHFYTIQGEGFHQGRAAYFVRLGGCDVGCTWCDVKDSWDADKHPMTVLEELVKTIRNTPAKIVVVTGGEPLMHDLRVFTSLLHAAGLKTHIETSGAHPLSGQWDWICLSPKKFKAPLPEILPHANELKVVVFNKSDFDWAEKYAAQVPADCKCYLQPEWDKATAMTPLIVEYIKAHPQWELSLQIHKYIQVP; from the coding sequence ATGGAACATTTTTATACGATTCAGGGTGAAGGTTTTCACCAGGGAAGGGCTGCGTATTTTGTCCGGCTGGGAGGGTGTGATGTCGGGTGTACCTGGTGTGATGTAAAAGACAGTTGGGATGCGGATAAACACCCAATGACCGTCCTGGAGGAACTGGTAAAGACGATACGCAATACACCGGCAAAAATTGTCGTGGTAACCGGAGGAGAGCCGTTGATGCATGATCTGCGGGTGTTCACCTCTCTGCTTCATGCCGCCGGGCTAAAAACCCATATTGAAACATCCGGCGCCCATCCCCTGAGCGGACAATGGGATTGGATCTGCCTGTCGCCAAAAAAATTCAAAGCCCCTTTGCCGGAGATACTTCCCCACGCCAATGAATTAAAAGTGGTGGTATTTAATAAGTCAGATTTTGACTGGGCCGAAAAATATGCCGCGCAAGTACCCGCTGATTGCAAATGCTATCTCCAACCCGAATGGGATAAGGCCACTGCCATGACCCCACTGATCGTGGAGTACATTAAAGCCCATCCACAATGGGAACTGAGCCTGCAGATCCACAAATACATCCAGGTACCCTGA
- the folD gene encoding bifunctional methylenetetrahydrofolate dehydrogenase/methenyltetrahydrofolate cyclohydrolase FolD encodes MQILDGKKAAQAIRDELKLEVAQLVSEGRKIPHLAAILVGNNGASETYVASKVKSCAEVGFKSTLIRFEDSISENKLLDKIEELNNDPDVDGILVQLPLPGHISEEKVINTIDPEKDVDGFHPVNVGRMVQGLPSFVSATPYGIMLLLKHYKLDTKGLHAVVIGRSNIVGRPMSILLSGNTQPGNCTVTLCHSQTKNLNEICQSADIIIAALGRPAFVKEDMVKQGAIVVDVGITRVDDPAKKSGFRLVGDVDFDSVAPKCSYITPVPGGVGPMTIAALLRNTYRACTTKN; translated from the coding sequence ATGCAAATTTTAGATGGGAAAAAGGCGGCCCAGGCGATCCGCGATGAGTTGAAATTAGAGGTGGCTCAACTGGTTTCGGAGGGGAGGAAAATACCCCACCTGGCGGCCATCCTGGTAGGAAATAACGGTGCCAGCGAAACCTATGTGGCTTCGAAAGTAAAATCCTGTGCCGAGGTGGGATTTAAATCCACCCTGATCCGGTTTGAAGATTCGATATCAGAGAATAAGTTGCTGGACAAGATCGAAGAATTGAACAACGACCCGGATGTAGATGGTATCCTGGTCCAGCTTCCGCTGCCCGGGCATATTTCGGAAGAAAAGGTGATCAATACCATCGACCCTGAAAAGGATGTGGATGGTTTTCACCCGGTGAATGTAGGACGGATGGTGCAAGGACTTCCCTCATTTGTTTCGGCCACGCCATATGGCATCATGCTTCTGCTGAAACATTATAAACTGGATACAAAAGGGCTCCATGCCGTAGTGATCGGCCGCAGCAATATTGTCGGCCGCCCCATGAGTATCCTGTTAAGTGGGAATACACAACCGGGAAACTGTACAGTCACCCTTTGTCATTCCCAAACAAAGAACCTGAATGAGATTTGTCAAAGTGCTGATATTATCATTGCCGCTTTAGGACGTCCCGCTTTTGTTAAAGAAGATATGGTAAAGCAAGGGGCCATCGTGGTGGATGTAGGCATTACCCGGGTTGATGATCCTGCCAAGAAATCTGGATTCCGACTGGTGGGTGATGTGGATTTTGACAGTGTCGCTCCAAAATGTAGTTATATCACACCCGTTCCGGGAGGCGTAGGACCTATGACGATTGCTGCCCTGTTGCGGAATACATATAGGGCCTGCACAACTAAGAATTGA
- a CDS encoding OmpA family protein, which translates to MKRILCHILFLVFFVSCAAQKKGKQKQPPVPAYDQLYAEGLARAQSGKFNEAIPYFEQVIAIDSNFTNAYLSLAGVYSQQKNYAKANEYYARGIQKDTSRYSLYYLPYSINLAGAGRFDEALDAVTNYLSNPRLGENSRKAGEYRQKSYDFAVDQSRKFPPAGFHFTPVNAGPGINTTEAEYFPSLTIDGQELVFTRRVNNSNEDFYSSRKMDTTWGASTALPGEVNTPQNEGAQMISLDGQWLVFTGCSRPDGWGSCDIYISYLTPTGWSEAINLGGRVNSDQWDSQPCLSPDKRELYFASRRFGGFGGSDLYVCKIQPDGTWGSPENLGPEINTPGDESTPFLHADNQTLYFTSNGLPGYGEDDIYLARRGPKGVWSVPVNLGYPINTIDKEGSLFIAPDARTAYFTSDRVEGYGALDIYWFTLPEQVRPYQTLWVKGTVTDEKTGKVLPSFVELIDLSTKQMVSRIQTNEKGNYLITLPVGKDYAFNVNRKGYLFYSDNFFLKENERDTAYEKNIKLRPIEKDAVLVLRNVFFDVNKFDLRTESQSELDKLASLLKDNPGLTIQINGHTDAVGNAAANQKLSENRAASVVRYLVEQGIAATRLSYKGYGATQPIASNDTEEGRALNRRTEMKVVRQ; encoded by the coding sequence ATGAAAAGAATCCTTTGCCATATCCTCTTTCTTGTCTTCTTTGTTTCCTGCGCTGCGCAAAAAAAAGGAAAACAAAAACAGCCCCCCGTTCCTGCCTACGATCAATTATATGCAGAGGGCCTAGCCCGGGCACAGTCGGGAAAATTCAATGAAGCCATTCCCTATTTTGAACAGGTGATCGCCATTGATTCCAATTTTACCAATGCCTATCTTTCGTTGGCCGGTGTTTACAGCCAGCAAAAGAATTATGCGAAAGCCAATGAGTATTATGCCAGGGGCATCCAGAAAGATACCAGCCGGTATAGTTTATATTATCTTCCCTATTCGATCAATTTAGCCGGCGCCGGACGTTTTGATGAGGCGCTGGATGCCGTGACCAATTATTTATCCAACCCTCGTCTGGGTGAGAATAGCCGTAAGGCGGGAGAATACCGGCAAAAGAGTTATGATTTTGCGGTTGACCAATCCCGTAAGTTTCCACCTGCAGGTTTTCATTTTACACCGGTGAATGCCGGACCCGGGATCAATACCACGGAAGCGGAATATTTTCCTTCCCTGACCATTGATGGACAAGAATTGGTCTTTACCCGCCGGGTGAATAATTCAAATGAAGACTTTTATTCCAGTCGAAAAATGGATACCACCTGGGGTGCATCTACTGCATTACCCGGAGAGGTGAATACCCCACAAAATGAGGGGGCGCAAATGATCTCACTCGATGGACAATGGCTGGTTTTCACCGGATGCTCCAGACCGGATGGGTGGGGCAGTTGTGATATTTATATTTCCTATCTCACTCCGACTGGATGGAGTGAGGCGATCAATCTGGGAGGACGTGTCAATTCGGATCAATGGGATTCTCAGCCTTGTTTATCTCCCGATAAACGAGAACTGTATTTTGCCAGTCGACGTTTTGGCGGATTTGGCGGAAGTGATCTATATGTGTGCAAAATACAACCCGATGGCACCTGGGGAAGCCCGGAAAACCTTGGACCGGAGATCAATACTCCCGGTGACGAATCAACCCCCTTCCTGCATGCAGACAACCAGACACTTTACTTTACATCCAACGGATTACCCGGATATGGCGAAGATGATATCTACCTGGCAAGGCGGGGACCAAAAGGTGTTTGGAGTGTTCCGGTAAACCTTGGTTACCCGATCAACACGATCGACAAGGAAGGTTCTCTATTCATTGCGCCGGATGCCCGTACTGCCTATTTCACCAGTGACCGGGTGGAGGGGTATGGCGCCCTGGACATTTATTGGTTCACTCTTCCAGAACAGGTAAGGCCTTACCAGACGCTTTGGGTAAAGGGTACGGTCACGGATGAAAAGACAGGCAAAGTACTTCCTTCATTTGTAGAACTGATTGATCTTTCAACCAAACAAATGGTATCGCGTATTCAAACCAATGAAAAAGGCAATTACCTGATCACCCTTCCGGTTGGCAAGGATTATGCCTTCAACGTAAACAGAAAGGGTTATTTGTTTTACAGCGATAATTTTTTCCTGAAGGAAAATGAGCGAGATACGGCGTATGAAAAAAATATCAAGCTTCGTCCTATAGAGAAGGATGCTGTACTGGTATTACGCAATGTATTTTTTGATGTAAATAAATTTGACCTGCGTACAGAATCCCAATCTGAATTGGACAAACTGGCAAGTCTGCTCAAAGACAATCCGGGTTTGACCATTCAAATCAATGGACATACGGATGCAGTGGGCAATGCCGCTGCCAACCAGAAACTATCCGAGAACAGGGCTGCCTCCGTCGTCCGTTATCTGGTAGAACAAGGGATTGCGGCGACCCGTTTAAGTTATAAGGGATATGGCGCCACCCAACCCATTGCTTCCAATGATACCGAAGAAGGCAGGGCCTTGAACCGTCGTACTGAAATGAAAGTTGTTCGTCAGTAA